In Rhodoferax koreense, a genomic segment contains:
- a CDS encoding hybrid sensor histidine kinase/response regulator produces MTNSIRTRLILVFLTAISIGLAAFGAWNYHVSQAERTQEMDEQLDSAASRLSTSLPVAIWEFNQDQIELIVRAEMGSAYVAGIRVQYGQNRALGFQKIGDRIEALDHPMTADIVKSVQLHKLDAGALRDLGDVQIYATRARIEAGLQRELYRFLLQSIAVNLIAMAALYLSVSVAVLKPLRRIRDALMHIASGDADLGLRLKANPIREFDEVSVSFNAFVAKLERVMGGTIDAVHASIKGISAGDLDTAITVQDNNRDSILGKLAVMRDNLKQVNENGKRVAAELARANHLANQALALAQSGQWHAKSGELDTIYSSARMASLCGEAPRPPDWKYDAKAELWDRMFEANPELAHVAAQNFRDAVTGRVPVFDATYQYRRPVDGRVIWIHTLGHVERGADGRMTEIFGVSQDITAVKEAEIATLQAKQAAEESNRAKSDFLANMSHEIRTPMNAIIGMSSLALNTELNAKQKNYIEKVHLSANNLLGIINDILDFSKIEAGRMEMEVTNFQLDDVLENLANLLGSRADDKGVEFLFDVDPDIPTALMGDPLRLGQVLLNLAGNALKFTSEGEIVVGVQPASDTQGPHADAGHAREGREGREARDPRDVALHFWVRDTGIGLNEEQIGRLFKAFTQADTSTSRKYGGTGLGLTISKTLTALMGGELWVESQPGVGSTFHFTARFQRQAEQDYERRKARRPEFQRTRVLVVDDNDSAREILGHMSTAFGLQVDVTDNGGSAVALSVQAHQKGQPYDMILLDWMMPELDGIATLKRLQSQAGVPLPKVVMVTAYGRTEALHAAQQSGVGIQGVLTKPVTASTLYDTLNRVIGSAPFVEQTRQVVQRESIRESAARLRGLKLLLVEDNEINQELAIELLRNAGVEVAVASNGQEAIDMLAGPHRFDAVLMDCQMPVMDGYTATSILRQDPRHAELPIIAMTANAMSRDRERVLAVGMNDHITKPLDVTTMFTTIARWVRPSAPAQGMRVAGGATAPEPAQSTVSTALAVRRARGAAGAASLPPDLPDLPGIQVLAGLRVMSGNVSFYRRMLRKFANSERDFAGRFEAALGQADAGAPARLAHTLKGLAGNLGARELQDAAARLEEGCLAETIDTTALASRLKPVLDELARVVEGIDRLLPPAGGTGPADPPAAGMSAQERQAVLGLLAELSVLIDNSDADAIDKAAECVARLQGSNMRVMANALGLALQAYDFDKAAESLALLRSALA; encoded by the coding sequence GTGACCAACTCCATTCGAACCCGGCTGATCCTGGTCTTCCTGACCGCGATCTCGATCGGACTGGCCGCCTTCGGCGCCTGGAACTATCACGTCAGCCAGGCCGAGCGGACCCAGGAGATGGACGAGCAGCTGGACAGTGCGGCCTCGCGGCTGTCCACCAGCCTGCCGGTGGCCATCTGGGAGTTCAACCAGGACCAGATCGAGCTCATCGTTCGCGCGGAAATGGGCTCCGCCTACGTGGCCGGCATCCGCGTGCAGTACGGACAGAACCGCGCGCTCGGCTTTCAGAAGATCGGCGACCGCATCGAAGCGCTGGACCACCCGATGACGGCGGACATCGTCAAATCGGTGCAGCTGCACAAGCTCGACGCCGGGGCGTTGCGAGACCTGGGCGACGTACAGATCTATGCGACGCGCGCGCGCATCGAAGCCGGCCTGCAACGCGAGCTGTACCGCTTCCTGCTGCAGAGCATCGCCGTGAACCTCATCGCGATGGCCGCCCTCTATCTGTCGGTGTCGGTCGCCGTGCTCAAGCCGCTGCGCCGGATCCGCGATGCCTTGATGCACATCGCCAGCGGCGATGCCGACCTCGGCCTGCGCCTGAAGGCCAATCCCATACGCGAGTTCGACGAGGTGTCGGTCAGCTTCAATGCCTTCGTTGCCAAGCTCGAACGCGTCATGGGCGGCACGATCGACGCCGTGCATGCCAGCATCAAGGGCATTTCCGCAGGCGACCTGGACACCGCCATCACCGTGCAGGACAACAACCGGGACAGCATCCTCGGCAAGCTGGCCGTGATGCGCGACAACCTGAAGCAGGTGAACGAGAACGGGAAGCGGGTGGCCGCCGAGCTCGCCCGTGCCAACCACCTGGCCAACCAGGCCCTGGCGCTGGCCCAGTCCGGCCAGTGGCATGCCAAGTCGGGCGAACTCGACACCATCTATTCGTCTGCACGCATGGCCTCGCTGTGCGGCGAGGCGCCTCGGCCGCCCGACTGGAAATACGACGCCAAGGCCGAACTGTGGGACCGCATGTTCGAAGCCAACCCCGAACTCGCCCACGTGGCTGCGCAGAATTTCCGCGACGCCGTGACCGGGCGGGTGCCGGTGTTCGATGCCACCTACCAGTACCGGCGGCCGGTCGATGGCCGGGTCATCTGGATCCACACGCTGGGCCACGTCGAACGCGGCGCGGACGGGCGCATGACCGAGATCTTCGGCGTGAGCCAGGACATCACCGCGGTCAAGGAGGCCGAGATCGCCACGCTGCAGGCCAAGCAGGCGGCCGAGGAGTCGAACCGCGCCAAGTCCGACTTCCTGGCCAACATGAGCCACGAGATCCGCACGCCGATGAACGCCATCATCGGCATGTCGAGCCTGGCGCTGAACACCGAGCTCAACGCCAAGCAGAAGAACTACATCGAGAAGGTCCATCTGTCGGCCAACAACCTGCTGGGCATCATCAACGACATCCTCGACTTCTCGAAGATCGAAGCCGGCAGGATGGAAATGGAGGTGACGAACTTCCAGCTCGACGACGTGCTGGAAAACCTGGCCAACCTGCTGGGCTCGCGCGCCGACGACAAGGGTGTGGAATTCCTGTTCGATGTCGATCCCGACATCCCCACCGCCCTGATGGGCGACCCGCTCAGGCTGGGCCAGGTGCTGCTGAACCTGGCCGGCAACGCGCTGAAGTTCACCTCCGAAGGGGAGATCGTGGTCGGCGTCCAACCCGCTTCCGATACGCAAGGGCCGCACGCCGATGCCGGCCATGCGCGGGAAGGACGGGAAGGACGGGAGGCACGGGACCCACGGGACGTAGCCCTGCACTTCTGGGTGCGCGATACCGGCATCGGCCTGAACGAGGAGCAGATCGGCCGGCTGTTCAAGGCCTTCACGCAGGCCGATACCTCGACTTCGCGCAAATACGGCGGTACCGGGCTCGGCCTGACGATTTCCAAGACCCTGACGGCGCTGATGGGCGGCGAACTCTGGGTCGAAAGCCAGCCCGGCGTCGGCAGCACCTTTCATTTCACGGCGCGGTTCCAGCGCCAGGCCGAGCAGGACTACGAACGGCGCAAGGCGCGCCGGCCGGAATTCCAGCGCACCCGCGTGCTGGTGGTGGACGACAACGACAGCGCACGCGAGATCCTCGGCCACATGAGCACGGCCTTCGGCCTGCAGGTCGACGTGACCGACAACGGTGGCAGCGCGGTGGCGCTGTCGGTGCAGGCCCACCAGAAGGGTCAGCCCTACGACATGATCCTGCTCGACTGGATGATGCCCGAGCTCGACGGCATCGCCACCTTGAAGCGGCTGCAGTCGCAGGCCGGTGTTCCGCTGCCCAAGGTGGTGATGGTCACCGCGTACGGCCGCACGGAGGCGCTGCATGCGGCGCAGCAATCGGGCGTGGGCATCCAGGGCGTGCTCACCAAGCCGGTGACCGCCTCCACCCTCTACGACACCCTGAACCGCGTGATCGGCAGCGCGCCCTTCGTCGAGCAGACGCGTCAGGTCGTGCAGCGCGAATCGATCCGTGAAAGCGCGGCCAGGCTGCGCGGCCTGAAGCTGCTGCTGGTGGAAGACAACGAGATCAACCAGGAACTGGCAATCGAGCTGCTGCGCAACGCCGGCGTGGAGGTGGCCGTGGCCAGCAATGGCCAGGAGGCGATCGACATGCTGGCCGGGCCGCATCGCTTCGACGCGGTGCTGATGGACTGCCAGATGCCCGTGATGGACGGCTACACCGCCACCTCGATCCTGCGTCAGGACCCGCGCCATGCCGAGTTGCCGATCATTGCCATGACCGCCAACGCCATGAGCCGCGACCGGGAGCGCGTGCTCGCGGTCGGCATGAACGACCACATCACCAAGCCGCTGGACGTGACCACCATGTTCACCACCATCGCCCGATGGGTGCGCCCGAGCGCCCCGGCGCAGGGCATGCGGGTGGCCGGCGGCGCGACGGCCCCGGAGCCCGCCCAATCGACGGTATCGACGGCGCTGGCGGTGCGCCGCGCGCGCGGCGCGGCTGGGGCGGCATCGTTGCCGCCGGACCTGCCCGACCTGCCCGGCATCCAGGTGCTGGCCGGACTGAGGGTGATGTCGGGCAACGTGTCTTTCTATCGGCGCATGCTGCGCAAGTTCGCCAACAGCGAACGCGACTTCGCTGGCCGTTTCGAAGCCGCGCTCGGGCAAGCCGATGCGGGCGCGCCGGCGCGGCTGGCCCATACGCTCAAGGGCCTGGCCGGCAACCTCGGCGCGCGCGAATTGCAGGATGCCGCGGCGCGGCTGGAGGAAGGCTGCCTCGCCGAGACCATCGACACCACGGCCTTGGCATCGCGGCTGAAGCCCGTGCTGGATGAACTCGCGCGTGTGGTGGAAGGGATCGACCGGCTGTTGCCACCCGCCGGCGGCACCGGGCCCGCGGACCCGCCGGCGGCCGGGATGTCGGCGCAGGAGCGCCAGGCGGTGCTCGGCTTGCTCGCCGAGCTTTCGGTGCTGATCGACAACAGCGATGCCGACGCCATCGACAAGGCGGCTGAATGCGTGGCGCGGCTCCAGGGCAGCAACATGCGCGTCATGGCCAACGCACTGGGTCTGGCGCTGCAGGCCTACGACTTCGACAAGGCCGCGGAAAGCCTGGCGCTGCTGCGCAGTGCGCTGGCCTGA
- a CDS encoding substrate-binding periplasmic protein, whose protein sequence is MNIVGADEPGFAASDRLASPRSRAYDVYQKRLLKQLKTRARRPILACALGLLAIVHLSNGAAQELLQIGRAIDSPLSDIAERVITEAGRRAGIAMQFQRMPLTRSIGLVSDGELDGDLMRIDGIDRNDPNLLRLSVSHVTAEVAAYGHSAGFEGRGRDDLRLMRFGIPKGVAVLRKYTEGLQVTETQTNATLFDMLSAGRFDVVLMTHVDAEVALRERPVPGVVRWPHAWASEPLYFVLHRRHAEVGARLERALREMQREGLPRKYYVEGLKHYDIKPFAPL, encoded by the coding sequence TTGAATATCGTTGGTGCTGATGAACCAGGCTTTGCCGCCTCCGATCGGCTTGCCTCACCCCGGTCGAGGGCGTACGATGTGTACCAAAAACGGCTTTTGAAACAATTGAAAACACGTGCTCGCCGTCCAATTCTTGCTTGTGCACTGGGTTTGCTGGCGATCGTGCATCTGTCGAACGGCGCAGCGCAGGAGTTGCTGCAGATCGGCCGGGCCATCGACTCGCCGCTGTCCGACATTGCCGAGCGCGTCATCACCGAGGCAGGCCGGCGGGCCGGCATCGCCATGCAGTTCCAGCGCATGCCGCTGACGCGCTCGATCGGTTTGGTGAGCGACGGCGAGCTCGACGGCGACCTGATGCGCATCGACGGCATCGACAGGAACGATCCCAACCTGCTGCGGCTTTCCGTGTCGCACGTCACGGCCGAAGTCGCCGCGTATGGCCATTCCGCCGGCTTCGAGGGCCGCGGCCGGGACGATCTGCGCCTGATGCGCTTCGGCATTCCGAAGGGCGTGGCGGTGCTGCGCAAGTACACCGAGGGTCTGCAGGTGACCGAAACGCAAACCAATGCGACGCTGTTCGACATGTTGTCCGCCGGCCGTTTCGACGTGGTGCTCATGACCCATGTCGACGCGGAGGTGGCACTGCGCGAGAGGCCGGTGCCCGGCGTCGTGCGCTGGCCCCATGCCTGGGCCTCCGAGCCGCTGTACTTCGTTCTCCACCGCAGGCATGCCGAAGTGGGCGCGAGGCTGGAGCGGGCGCTCAGGGAGATGCAAAGGGAAGGTCTGCCCAGGAAATACTATGTGGAAGGACTGAAGCACTATGACATCAAGCCGTTCGCCCCTTTGTGA
- a CDS encoding putative bifunctional diguanylate cyclase/phosphodiesterase: protein MLYLGSTYALPLAIGLISLLGLIIWSPVYAPADARPLAFKVVQETAAASDMDAVLAQLRGLGSLQHVDTRLSPAGFWMLFTVGPTKAGENTMVEFTSRHAVSLACWNAATKTPLGQANRETADGSLSIAKAGFALAVPVSARATEYLCRTSALGPARLSLVQWPAAQLQISEHEFHHNAGLLDGGLTVLALFVLITALINREGTYLLFATWLLLNLRVAALSAGWDSQWLGRSVPQNWLFEARAVSLALYYLVTVTLFKTLFKDDLARVGYNGLIRFAQWSCLPLLLGALVLPYGSFLPTIWVSSGFSIAVLSFLLTRILLKTRSYVAMWYAASLAITLFASLYEVISAALGVKGFIGNINSVTAALSSSLLASLAIAEQMRQEHQQRLAVQAELEHTYEATPIGLFTLDLNGRFMSANPAMRRMLGPDLLAPGSREWHRYFGNAAWMQLHHMVHSHADGELEIKRDGTEGVDSPKRYLVKATRAHDKIEGSLQDVTEKSRATEDLQFMANNDALTKVLNRRGIEKILNHAMQQLAGGRSLALAYLDLDRFKLINDLYGHNAGDEVLQLVCKRVSDMLSVGMQMGRVGGDEFVIVLPDTRIPLATVICQGIVDSIGATPYQIGDKAFHVRGSIGLIEVAADTRLKDAMSTADRACREAKSGAGGDGLVVYEKNAAAFRQHEAELQLVERLSSSVALDDLFVEMQPIMSLTAPLDSLNFEVLLRMRGPDGKLVPTDRLIAAGESSGHMGQIDRWVLSTTLAWLNTHAARLTRTRFVCMNLSGASVNDEAFTRDVFAMLAQNIHIAGHLCLEITETVALHDLENTRRFIDRVRSYGAKVALDDFGAGYTSFSYLKVLSADLLKIDGSFIVNMNSHPANVAIVEAIVSLARNLGMKTIAEWAEDTATVQTLTEIGVDYVQGYAVARPQLPQEILAATSSASFIKDQELLRLVDLMGQPGADLLQVEMFAPNRPRNVH, encoded by the coding sequence TTGCTCTATCTGGGGTCCACCTACGCGCTGCCTTTGGCCATCGGCCTGATTTCGCTGCTCGGGCTCATCATCTGGAGTCCGGTCTATGCCCCCGCAGATGCCCGTCCGCTGGCTTTCAAGGTCGTCCAAGAAACGGCTGCGGCATCCGACATGGACGCGGTGTTGGCCCAGTTGAGGGGACTGGGCAGCCTGCAGCACGTCGATACCAGATTGTCTCCCGCCGGGTTCTGGATGTTGTTCACCGTCGGGCCGACCAAGGCCGGCGAGAACACGATGGTGGAATTTACCTCGCGGCATGCAGTCAGCCTCGCTTGCTGGAACGCCGCCACGAAAACGCCGCTGGGACAGGCCAACCGCGAAACCGCCGACGGCAGCCTATCGATCGCCAAGGCCGGCTTCGCGCTGGCCGTCCCGGTCTCGGCGCGGGCCACCGAATACCTTTGCCGCACCAGTGCACTCGGTCCCGCCCGGCTGTCGCTGGTGCAATGGCCGGCCGCCCAGTTGCAGATCTCTGAACACGAGTTTCACCACAATGCGGGACTGCTCGACGGCGGTCTGACCGTGCTGGCCCTGTTTGTGCTGATCACAGCGCTGATCAACCGCGAAGGCACCTACCTGCTGTTCGCCACCTGGCTGCTGCTGAACCTGCGTGTGGCCGCACTCTCGGCAGGCTGGGACAGCCAATGGCTGGGCCGCAGCGTGCCGCAGAACTGGCTGTTCGAAGCTCGGGCCGTGTCGCTGGCCTTGTACTATCTTGTCACGGTCACTTTGTTCAAGACCCTGTTCAAGGACGATCTGGCCCGCGTCGGCTACAACGGCCTGATTCGCTTCGCGCAATGGAGCTGCCTGCCGCTGCTGCTGGGGGCGCTGGTGCTGCCGTACGGCTCCTTCTTGCCCACCATCTGGGTGTCATCCGGCTTCAGCATCGCGGTGCTGAGCTTCCTGTTGACACGCATCCTGCTCAAAACCCGCTCCTATGTGGCGATGTGGTATGCCGCGTCGCTGGCGATCACGCTGTTCGCGAGCCTGTACGAGGTCATCTCCGCGGCCCTGGGCGTCAAGGGCTTCATCGGCAACATCAACAGTGTCACGGCGGCGCTGTCATCCAGCCTGCTGGCTTCGCTGGCGATCGCCGAGCAGATGCGGCAGGAGCACCAGCAGCGCCTGGCCGTGCAGGCCGAACTCGAGCACACCTACGAAGCGACGCCGATCGGGCTGTTCACGCTGGATCTCAACGGCCGCTTCATGAGCGCGAACCCGGCCATGCGCCGCATGCTCGGCCCCGATCTGCTCGCGCCAGGCAGCCGCGAATGGCACCGCTATTTCGGCAACGCGGCATGGATGCAGCTGCACCACATGGTGCATTCACACGCCGATGGCGAGCTCGAGATCAAGCGCGACGGCACGGAGGGCGTGGACAGCCCGAAAAGGTATCTCGTCAAGGCCACGCGCGCGCACGACAAGATCGAAGGCTCGCTGCAGGACGTGACCGAGAAATCGCGCGCCACCGAAGACCTGCAGTTCATGGCCAACAACGATGCGCTGACCAAGGTGCTGAACCGCCGCGGCATCGAGAAGATCCTGAACCATGCCATGCAGCAGCTCGCCGGTGGCCGCTCGCTGGCCCTTGCCTACCTGGACCTGGACCGCTTCAAGCTCATCAACGACCTCTACGGCCACAACGCGGGCGACGAAGTGCTGCAGTTGGTCTGCAAGCGCGTGAGCGACATGCTGTCGGTCGGCATGCAGATGGGCCGGGTCGGCGGTGACGAATTCGTGATCGTGTTGCCCGACACGCGGATACCGCTGGCCACCGTGATCTGCCAGGGCATCGTGGACAGCATCGGCGCCACGCCCTACCAGATCGGCGACAAGGCCTTTCACGTGCGCGGCTCGATCGGCCTGATCGAGGTTGCGGCCGACACGCGGCTGAAGGACGCGATGTCCACCGCCGACCGCGCCTGCCGCGAAGCCAAGAGCGGCGCGGGCGGTGATGGGCTGGTGGTGTACGAAAAGAACGCCGCCGCCTTCCGCCAGCATGAAGCCGAGTTGCAGCTCGTGGAACGGCTGTCGTCCAGCGTCGCGCTCGACGACCTGTTCGTCGAAATGCAGCCGATCATGTCGCTGACCGCGCCGCTGGACTCGCTCAACTTCGAAGTGCTGCTGCGCATGCGCGGCCCCGACGGCAAGCTGGTGCCCACCGACCGGCTGATCGCCGCCGGCGAAAGCAGCGGCCACATGGGCCAGATCGACCGTTGGGTGCTGTCCACCACGCTGGCCTGGCTCAACACCCATGCGGCCCGACTCACGCGCACGCGCTTCGTGTGCATGAACCTGAGCGGCGCCTCGGTGAACGACGAAGCCTTCACGCGCGACGTCTTCGCCATGCTGGCCCAGAACATCCACATCGCCGGCCACCTGTGCCTGGAGATCACCGAAACCGTGGCCTTGCACGACCTGGAGAACACGCGCCGTTTCATCGACCGCGTACGCAGCTACGGCGCCAAGGTTGCACTCGACGATTTCGGCGCGGGCTATACCTCGTTCTCTTACCTCAAGGTGTTGTCGGCCGACCTGCTGAAGATCGACGGCAGCTTCATCGTCAACATGAACAGCCACCCGGCCAATGTGGCGATCGTCGAGGCCATCGTCAGCCTGGCGCGCAACCTCGGCATGAAGACCATCGCCGAATGGGCCGAGGACACCGCCACGGTGCAGACCCTGACCGAGATCGGTGTCGACTACGTCCAGGGCTACGCCGTGGCCCGGCCGCAGCTGCCACAGGAAATCCTGGCCGCCACCTCATCGGCCAGCTTCATCAAGGACCAGGAATTGCTGCGGCTGGTGGACCTCATGGGCCAGCCCGGTGCGGACCTGCTGCAGGTCGAAATGTTCGCGCCCAACAGGCCGCGCAACGTGCATTAA
- a CDS encoding STAS domain-containing protein produces the protein MKSNEKAVAETIAKHESTILDAWLDQPAAKLSKAGRDEATEILASLRETLLSSDAHDLDGSAWKTVRKALEDFSSTRVSQGFTGGATSAFVLFLKGPIFKALEQQADGDLGGFANNVNVTTAVVDRMAQWTVDFYQSMREGVITRQQQELLELSTPVIKLWDGILAVPMIGTLDSSRTQLVMETLLQRIVETESELAIIDITGVPTVDTLVAQHLLKTVAAIRLMGADCIISGVRPQIAQTIVHLGIDLQSVLSKASLANALKLALKRTGYIIKKIDSAT, from the coding sequence ATGAAATCCAACGAGAAAGCGGTTGCGGAGACGATCGCGAAACACGAGTCCACCATCCTGGATGCCTGGCTGGACCAACCGGCCGCAAAGCTGTCCAAGGCGGGGCGAGACGAGGCGACGGAAATCCTGGCGTCATTGCGCGAAACGCTGCTATCGAGCGATGCGCACGATCTTGACGGCAGCGCGTGGAAGACCGTCAGGAAGGCGCTGGAAGACTTCTCCTCCACCCGGGTCAGCCAAGGTTTCACGGGAGGCGCCACCAGCGCCTTCGTGTTGTTCCTCAAGGGGCCGATCTTCAAGGCGCTGGAGCAGCAGGCCGATGGCGACCTCGGCGGCTTCGCGAACAACGTCAATGTCACGACCGCCGTCGTGGACCGCATGGCCCAATGGACAGTGGACTTCTACCAGTCCATGCGCGAAGGGGTGATCACGCGCCAGCAACAGGAATTGCTGGAACTGTCCACGCCGGTCATCAAGCTGTGGGACGGCATTCTGGCCGTGCCCATGATCGGCACGCTGGACAGCAGCCGCACGCAACTCGTCATGGAGACCCTGCTGCAACGCATCGTCGAGACAGAGTCCGAACTGGCCATCATCGATATCACCGGCGTGCCCACGGTGGATACGCTGGTGGCGCAGCATCTGCTGAAAACCGTGGCCGCCATCCGGTTGATGGGTGCGGACTGCATCATCAGCGGTGTGCGACCGCAGATCGCGCAGACCATCGTGCACCTGGGCATCGACCTGCAGTCCGTGCTCTCCAAGGCGTCGCTGGCCAACGCGCTCAAGCTCGCCTTGAAACGCACGGGCTACATCATCAAGAAGATCGACTCGGCGACATAG
- a CDS encoding STAS domain-containing protein gives MYRIPILQMDRALLVTIQVDMEDQTALQLQDDLAEKIAETGANGVLIDISALEIVDSFVGRMLAAISGIGKVLDASTVVVGMQPAVAITLVELGLSLEGVKTALNVRRGLKMLAQAAAGEDVEQ, from the coding sequence ATGTACCGCATACCCATTCTTCAGATGGATCGTGCGCTGCTGGTGACGATCCAGGTCGATATGGAAGACCAGACGGCGTTGCAACTGCAGGACGACCTGGCGGAAAAGATTGCCGAAACCGGTGCCAACGGCGTGCTGATCGACATCTCGGCGCTCGAGATCGTCGACTCCTTCGTGGGTCGCATGCTGGCCGCCATCTCCGGCATCGGCAAGGTGCTGGATGCGTCAACCGTGGTGGTCGGCATGCAGCCTGCCGTCGCCATCACGCTGGTCGAGTTGGGTCTGTCGCTGGAAGGTGTCAAGACGGCGCTCAATGTGCGGCGCGGTCTGAAGATGCTGGCGCAAGCCGCGGCGGGAGAAGACGTTGAGCAATGA
- a CDS encoding anti-sigma regulatory factor produces MSNETSGTASLRTEADIVGSRQLVRKLCAALKFSLVDQTKMITAASELSRNTVTYGGGGEMRWEIVSVGIKQGLKLEFCDQGPGIPDLALALKDGWTSGKGMGLGLSGSKRLVHDFEITSEVGRGTRVSVTRWK; encoded by the coding sequence TTGAGCAATGAGACGTCGGGCACAGCGTCATTGCGCACCGAAGCCGACATCGTCGGCAGTCGCCAGCTTGTGCGAAAGCTTTGTGCTGCGCTCAAGTTTTCGCTGGTGGACCAGACCAAGATGATCACTGCGGCGAGCGAATTGTCGCGAAACACGGTCACTTACGGCGGTGGTGGTGAAATGCGCTGGGAGATCGTCAGCGTAGGGATCAAGCAAGGACTCAAGCTCGAGTTTTGCGATCAAGGCCCTGGCATTCCGGATCTGGCGCTCGCACTGAAGGACGGCTGGACTTCGGGCAAAGGCATGGGCCTGGGCCTTTCGGGCAGCAAGCGGCTCGTGCACGACTTTGAAATCACGTCGGAAGTTGGACGGGGCACTCGTGTCAGTGTGACGCGGTGGAAGTAA
- a CDS encoding ATP-binding protein: protein MDEITRVGEARRHAALLMASIGFDTTTAGRVALIVTELGTNLVKHARQGKLLIASRSIGEIAEMEIVSMDAGPGIPNLDRAMADGYSTGGTSGTGLGAVRRLACDFDAYSDLVAGTVIVARVRPQGASAPGDFLCAAMGLAAPGELACGDGWAIAVDGKRAAVLLADGLGHGPQASEAAQAAVALFARQPFADLKRQVEDAHVALRMTRGAALSVVQLDRDEATIRSAGAGNVLIRMVSGTQNRSLMAQHGTVGVQIKRVEELQNSWPEHAMVVLHTDGVISRWPAEALTPLLNHDPGLAAAVLLRDYVRGKDDATVVVLRRRNP, encoded by the coding sequence ATGGATGAGATCACCCGTGTCGGCGAGGCCCGCAGGCACGCCGCCTTGCTCATGGCGTCCATCGGCTTCGACACCACGACCGCGGGCCGGGTGGCCTTGATCGTGACTGAATTGGGTACCAACCTGGTCAAACACGCGCGACAGGGCAAGTTGTTGATCGCCAGCCGCAGCATTGGCGAAATTGCCGAGATGGAAATCGTCTCGATGGATGCCGGTCCGGGCATTCCCAACCTGGATCGTGCGATGGCCGACGGCTATTCGACCGGTGGCACATCGGGTACGGGGCTTGGCGCGGTCCGTCGGCTGGCCTGCGACTTCGACGCCTATTCGGACCTGGTTGCCGGCACCGTCATCGTTGCCCGCGTCCGTCCGCAGGGCGCCAGCGCGCCCGGAGATTTCCTCTGCGCTGCCATGGGGCTGGCCGCGCCAGGTGAACTGGCGTGCGGCGATGGCTGGGCGATCGCCGTGGATGGCAAGCGCGCAGCTGTCTTGCTGGCCGACGGTCTGGGTCATGGGCCTCAGGCTTCGGAAGCGGCGCAAGCCGCCGTGGCGCTGTTCGCCAGGCAGCCATTCGCCGACCTCAAACGCCAGGTGGAGGATGCCCACGTCGCCCTGCGCATGACACGCGGCGCGGCCCTGTCGGTGGTCCAGCTGGACCGCGACGAAGCAACGATCCGCTCGGCGGGCGCGGGCAACGTGCTGATCCGGATGGTCTCGGGCACGCAGAACCGCAGCCTGATGGCGCAGCACGGAACGGTCGGGGTGCAGATCAAGCGGGTGGAAGAACTGCAAAACAGCTGGCCGGAGCACGCCATGGTGGTGCTGCACACGGACGGCGTCATCTCGCGCTGGCCGGCCGAAGCGTTGACGCCGCTGCTCAACCACGACCCCGGCCTGGCCGCTGCCGTGCTGCTGCGCGACTACGTGCGCGGAAAAGACGACGCCACCGTGGTGGTGTTGAGACGCAGGAATCCATGA